The genomic region GCATATGCCATTAATGAAGCTCCTGTGTTTGGATACGGGATTGGGGACGCGCACGATGTTCTTATTGCTACGTACAAGAAAATGGGTTTTCAGGAAAATTATGAGAATCGCTACAATGCCCACAATCAATTTTTAACAACTTGGCTCGAAGCAGGAGTATTGGGTATTTTTGTCCTGCTTTCTATTTTTATGTGTTTAGCTGTTTACCTAAGGCGAAGTGTAAATGAATTTTCCGTTTTTTTAGCGTTGCTGATAGCATTGCTATTTGAGTCTATGCTAGTTCGTTTTAACGGAATTGTTTTCTTCTCTATTATAGTGCCTTTATTGCTGAAAGAACGCAGTATTTTGAGCAGTCGCGTGATTCGCAATTAATTCATTTGAGACAAATAAATAAGAGTAAATACAAAATGTTTTGTTCACATGATGAAGCCAGCCTAGATAAACTCATTAGTTAATCCAAAAAATTAATGAGTTCAAACTTTAAGCTTTCAACAGGTTGGTACTAAGGGATATTTAAGTATTTATGCGTTTGAAGGGAAACTTTCCATTTGGGATTCTTCATTACGTAATCCACAATTTCTGGAATCATTTTATCACGCTTGCTCCACTCGGGTTGTAAGTAAAGAATACAATTATCATTAACCTTAGCTGCCTGTTCTTCAGCAAACTTAAAATCATGTTGATTGTACACAATTACTTTTAACTCATGGGCCTTTTCATAAACCTCCGAAGTAGGTAATTTCATTTTTTTAGGGGAAAGACAAATCCAATCCCACTCACCGGTCAATTCGTAAGCACCTGAGGTTTCAATGTGTATTTTTAATCCTTTTTTCTTTAATTCAGAAGTAATAAAAGTCATGTCCCAAGTTAGGGGCTCTCCTCCGGTAATTACAATAGTATCGGAATATTTAGCGGCATTTTCAACAATTTTCAGCACTTCTGTCGGGGGATGGGTTTCTGCATTCCAGCTCTCTTTTACATCGCACCAGTGGCAACCCACATCGCATCCTCCAATTCTTATAAAATACGCTGCCGTTCCTTTATGAAATCCTTCCCCTTGAATGGTGTAAAATTCTTCCATTAACGGCAACATTTCACCTGCATTTACCCGCTCTAAAATTGCTTCTTTTGTCATGCTGCAAAGATACATTTTACTTTTTTATTTAACGATATCTCTTTAAATGGATTATTTTAAGGTTTTCAATAATAAAACATCCTTGGAAATACAGCTTAATTGTAAATTCCTTCCAACATATTGGTTGTTTGTAAAATTAAAGTTACCCAG from Galbibacter sp. BG1 harbors:
- a CDS encoding 7-carboxy-7-deazaguanine synthase QueE, producing MTKEAILERVNAGEMLPLMEEFYTIQGEGFHKGTAAYFIRIGGCDVGCHWCDVKESWNAETHPPTEVLKIVENAAKYSDTIVITGGEPLTWDMTFITSELKKKGLKIHIETSGAYELTGEWDWICLSPKKMKLPTSEVYEKAHELKVIVYNQHDFKFAEEQAAKVNDNCILYLQPEWSKRDKMIPEIVDYVMKNPKWKVSLQTHKYLNIP